Proteins encoded in a region of the Streptomyces violaceoruber genome:
- a CDS encoding RlpA-like double-psi beta-barrel domain-containing protein, with protein sequence MSRRRTLGTQKKIALLVGAAAVAGGGAFLAATASNAAQTTPEARTKAAQDSGVCQGLATALGNNQRFIEGQRADPDAQSQARIENREAVVAEIERKQAASGCAVGESAQDPRAAQPPQSGQDTGDQAGDQSGDQAGDQAGHQTGDQAGGAAQAGEQAGEQVCAGSTVTLSGEGGAPAASSDRFPVGTKLRVTNLDNDKSTTVEVNSVSGSCALLNNAAFEQVREEGKFLIRRALIEKVG encoded by the coding sequence ATGTCGCGCAGGAGAACTCTCGGTACGCAGAAGAAGATCGCGCTGCTGGTCGGCGCCGCCGCGGTGGCCGGTGGCGGCGCCTTCCTCGCGGCGACCGCGTCCAACGCCGCGCAGACCACCCCGGAAGCGCGGACCAAGGCCGCCCAGGACTCGGGCGTCTGCCAGGGCCTGGCCACCGCGCTCGGCAACAACCAGCGGTTCATCGAGGGCCAGCGGGCCGATCCCGACGCGCAGTCGCAGGCCCGGATCGAGAACCGCGAGGCCGTCGTCGCGGAGATCGAGCGCAAGCAGGCGGCGTCCGGGTGCGCGGTCGGGGAGTCGGCTCAGGACCCCCGGGCCGCGCAGCCGCCGCAGTCCGGGCAGGACACCGGGGACCAGGCCGGTGACCAGTCCGGTGACCAAGCCGGTGACCAGGCCGGACACCAGACCGGTGACCAGGCCGGGGGCGCCGCACAGGCCGGGGAGCAGGCCGGCGAGCAGGTCTGCGCCGGTTCCACCGTCACCCTCTCCGGCGAGGGCGGCGCGCCCGCCGCCTCCAGCGACCGGTTCCCGGTGGGCACCAAGCTCAGGGTGACCAACCTCGACAACGACAAGTCCACGACCGTGGAGGTGAACTCGGTCTCGGGAAGCTGTGCCCTGCTCAACAACGCGGCCTTCGAACAGGTCCGTGAGGAGGGGAAGTTCCTGATCCGGCGGGCGCTGATCGAGAAGGTCGGCTGA
- a CDS encoding winged helix-turn-helix domain-containing protein: MATPRSLSTVTLDSPTARPDSGGPRHRLRAVAPDEVADVVDLLPPGTTWLPAPAHTLPALPGHPPMVGYLVLVPADQQPPFRDPDRAQDPGRDGAENPLVRIDPARRTATVDGRELDLTYLEFELLAHLVAHPHRVHTRDRLVTTVWGYGHVGDGRTVDVHVARLRRKLGAQHRQTIQTVRRVGYKYTPPTGR; encoded by the coding sequence ATGGCGACCCCCCGTTCCCTGTCCACCGTCACCCTCGACTCCCCCACCGCCCGCCCCGACTCCGGCGGCCCCCGGCACCGGCTGCGCGCCGTCGCCCCGGACGAGGTGGCGGACGTCGTGGACCTGCTGCCACCGGGCACCACCTGGCTGCCCGCGCCCGCGCACACCCTGCCGGCACTGCCGGGACACCCGCCGATGGTCGGCTACCTCGTCCTCGTCCCCGCCGACCAGCAGCCGCCGTTCCGGGACCCGGACCGGGCCCAGGACCCCGGCCGCGACGGGGCGGAGAACCCGCTCGTCCGGATCGACCCCGCCCGGCGCACCGCCACCGTGGACGGACGCGAACTCGACCTGACCTACCTGGAGTTCGAGCTGCTCGCCCACCTCGTCGCGCATCCGCACCGGGTGCACACCCGCGACCGGCTGGTCACCACGGTGTGGGGCTACGGACACGTGGGCGACGGCCGCACCGTCGACGTGCACGTGGCCCGACTGCGCCGGAAACTCGGCGCGCAGCACCGGCAGACGATCCAGACCGTGCGGCGCGTCGGCTACAAGTACACGCCGCCCACCGGGCGCTGA
- the htpX gene encoding zinc metalloprotease HtpX, translating to MQSRFRSDRRLTVRMGVTLFLLGLLYVGFVAALIALLKSWVLVVVIVALVFGAQYWFSDRIALFAMRGRVVEREEYPELHGVVDRLAAMADMPKPVVAVSEMEMPNAFATGRNPDNAVVCVTTGLLRRLEPAELEGVLAHELSHVAHKDVAVITVASFLGVIAGLIVRFAFYSQLFGGRRDQNTLAVLAVVMGVSAAVYALSFLLIRALSRYRELAADRAAALLTGRPSALASALTKVTGDIARIPTKDLRTAQAFNAFYFTPAFGSDPGLGRFFATHPSLEQRLDQLGRISTELGEAPAPGKA from the coding sequence ATGCAGAGCCGCTTCCGGAGCGACCGGCGGTTGACCGTGCGCATGGGGGTCACCCTCTTCCTGCTCGGCCTGTTGTACGTGGGTTTCGTCGCCGCGCTGATCGCGCTGCTGAAGTCCTGGGTCCTGGTCGTGGTGATCGTGGCGCTGGTGTTCGGGGCGCAGTACTGGTTCTCCGACCGGATCGCGCTGTTCGCGATGCGCGGCCGGGTCGTGGAGCGGGAGGAGTATCCGGAGCTGCACGGGGTGGTGGACCGGCTGGCGGCGATGGCCGACATGCCGAAGCCGGTGGTCGCGGTGTCGGAGATGGAGATGCCGAACGCCTTCGCCACCGGCCGCAATCCGGACAACGCGGTGGTCTGCGTCACGACCGGGCTGCTGCGGCGGCTGGAGCCCGCGGAGCTGGAGGGGGTGCTGGCGCACGAGCTGTCGCACGTGGCGCACAAGGACGTCGCGGTGATCACGGTGGCGTCCTTCCTCGGCGTGATCGCGGGCCTGATCGTGCGGTTCGCCTTCTACTCCCAGCTCTTCGGCGGGCGCCGGGACCAGAACACGCTGGCCGTGCTGGCGGTCGTGATGGGCGTCTCGGCGGCCGTGTACGCGCTCAGCTTCCTGCTGATCCGCGCCCTGTCCCGGTACCGGGAGCTGGCGGCCGACCGGGCCGCGGCCCTGCTCACCGGACGCCCCTCGGCGCTTGCGTCGGCGCTCACCAAGGTCACCGGCGACATCGCCCGCATCCCGACCAAGGACCTGCGCACGGCCCAGGCCTTCAACGCCTTCTACTTCACCCCGGCCTTCGGCAGCGACCCCGGCCTCGGCCGGTTCTTCGCGACCCACCCCAGCCTGGAGCAGCGGCTCGACCAGCTGGGCCGGATCTCCACCGAGCTGGGCGAGGCACCGGCCCCCGGCAAGGCCTGA
- a CDS encoding HNH endonuclease, translated as MSRREDLPTDVRCFLHCRLKELHGKRCFYCRRNFGKTRLRRRTLDHYIPYRIWPAWEIENLVPACEGCNNAKADSLPWPLVWLLLVQVREGTTVREANTAPAAVQAPPAGTSLASLAG; from the coding sequence ATGAGTCGCCGCGAGGACCTGCCGACCGACGTGCGGTGCTTCCTCCACTGCCGGTTGAAGGAGCTGCACGGTAAGCGCTGCTTCTACTGCCGCCGGAACTTCGGGAAGACCCGGCTCCGCCGGAGGACGTTGGACCACTACATCCCGTACCGGATTTGGCCCGCCTGGGAGATCGAGAATCTTGTGCCGGCCTGCGAGGGGTGCAACAACGCGAAGGCCGACAGCCTCCCGTGGCCGCTGGTGTGGCTGCTGCTCGTCCAGGTGAGGGAGGGAACCACCGTGAGGGAGGCGAACACCGCCCCGGCGGCCGTTCAGGCGCCGCCCGCCGGTACCTCCCTCGCCTCCCTCGCGGGGTAA
- a CDS encoding DUF6891 domain-containing protein codes for MSPLRVETENGQSHARIRAAELRELVLRIGHAGDHFLVVQRIPDIPDVFAQVWHEEGGEYRLEHRAAADAFFGTDLDDAHRVADLMTGWARQEPGWDAGVAWEPIDLGPRKDVPELPDEVGQQIERLIRERLRCGYDGRKALVRAAQEHLVGGEYGERPVSRAQAWRSVDRLWRERLAEQAAWGEETTDPDRLTRVFQALDAAGVTARENFTCCRVCGTAEIGAEREGARGFVFFHRQSTEAAAEGHGLMLHYGGFDGSEETTTAVGHEVVAAFAGSGLSTEWTGDPGSAIAVSPLNWRKRLEG; via the coding sequence GTGTCCCCCCTCAGGGTCGAGACGGAGAACGGGCAGTCGCACGCCCGGATCCGGGCGGCGGAGCTGCGGGAGCTGGTGTTGCGCATCGGCCACGCCGGCGACCACTTCCTGGTGGTGCAGCGGATACCGGACATCCCCGACGTGTTCGCGCAGGTGTGGCACGAGGAGGGCGGGGAGTACCGGCTGGAGCACCGGGCCGCCGCCGACGCGTTCTTCGGGACCGACCTCGACGACGCCCACCGCGTGGCCGACCTCATGACCGGCTGGGCCCGCCAGGAGCCCGGCTGGGACGCGGGCGTCGCCTGGGAGCCGATCGACCTGGGACCCCGGAAGGACGTTCCGGAGCTGCCGGACGAGGTCGGGCAGCAGATCGAGCGGCTGATCCGGGAGCGGCTGCGCTGCGGGTACGACGGCCGCAAGGCGCTGGTCCGGGCCGCCCAGGAGCACCTCGTCGGCGGCGAGTACGGCGAGCGGCCGGTGTCCCGGGCCCAGGCCTGGCGGTCGGTGGACCGGCTGTGGCGGGAGCGGCTGGCCGAGCAGGCGGCCTGGGGCGAGGAGACCACCGACCCGGACCGCCTCACCCGGGTCTTCCAGGCCCTGGACGCGGCCGGTGTCACCGCCCGGGAGAACTTCACCTGCTGCCGGGTCTGCGGCACCGCGGAGATAGGCGCCGAGCGCGAGGGCGCCCGCGGCTTCGTCTTCTTCCACCGGCAGAGCACCGAGGCCGCCGCCGAGGGACACGGGCTGATGCTGCACTACGGCGGTTTCGACGGCTCCGAGGAGACGACGACGGCCGTCGGGCACGAGGTCGTGGCGGCCTTCGCGGGGTCCGGACTGTCCACGGAGTGGACCGGCGACCCGGGCAGCGCGATCGCCGTATCCCCGCTGAACTGGCGCAAGAGGCTGGAGGGTTGA
- a CDS encoding winged helix-turn-helix domain-containing protein, whose translation MAALSRATRRVIVAHLTDRGMSPQEIAAELGVSADTVRRDLRDGAPPAPAVADEPAAPVASGLLLPDGAQLRGDLAVLTAAYGARPEDAARFAVHQAARHVRAWQARADGRSRRGVR comes from the coding sequence ATGGCTGCACTGTCCCGTGCTACGCGACGCGTCATCGTCGCGCACCTCACCGACCGCGGCATGAGCCCGCAGGAGATCGCCGCTGAACTGGGCGTATCCGCCGACACCGTGCGCAGGGACCTGCGGGACGGCGCACCGCCGGCACCTGCCGTCGCCGACGAGCCTGCGGCGCCGGTTGCGTCCGGTCTGCTGCTGCCCGACGGCGCGCAGCTGCGCGGCGACCTGGCCGTGCTCACGGCCGCATACGGTGCGCGGCCGGAGGACGCAGCACGCTTCGCGGTCCACCAGGCCGCACGCCACGTGCGCGCGTGGCAGGCCCGCGCCGACGGTCGCAGTCGCCGGGGGGTCCGATGA
- a CDS encoding winged helix-turn-helix transcriptional regulator yields MTEGLQPGRVEPGARYDVFHTDCLARDMVDHVTSRWGIWVLIALRRNDLRFYELRESIQGISEKMLAQTLRVLVEDGLVWREVEPTTPPRVTYGLSEFGRDIGEPLTELFDRITRRLAPFDTA; encoded by the coding sequence ATGACAGAAGGTTTGCAGCCCGGACGGGTCGAGCCCGGCGCACGGTATGACGTGTTTCACACCGACTGCCTGGCGCGCGACATGGTCGACCACGTGACCAGCAGGTGGGGCATCTGGGTGCTGATCGCCCTGCGGCGCAACGACCTCCGGTTCTACGAGCTGCGCGAGAGCATCCAGGGCATCAGCGAGAAGATGCTCGCCCAGACCCTGCGCGTGCTGGTCGAGGACGGCCTGGTCTGGCGGGAGGTCGAGCCGACGACACCGCCCCGGGTCACGTACGGGCTGAGCGAGTTCGGCCGGGACATCGGCGAGCCGCTGACGGAGCTGTTCGACCGCATCACCCGCCGGCTGGCGCCGTTCGACACCGCCTAG
- a CDS encoding MarR family transcriptional regulator: MSDPEPELEIVHLLRAVTVELGAHSARFAQRNGMHPTDVRALIALMDAARAGEATTAGHLGAALGLNSAGTTALVDRLERAGHVRRVRDERDRRRVTVEVDERAVALGWSHFGPLIGRAVELLRGYDERELAAIRGFLTGVREAAADDGREPRHNEPG, from the coding sequence ATGTCCGACCCGGAACCGGAGCTGGAGATCGTCCATCTCCTGCGCGCGGTCACCGTCGAACTGGGCGCGCACAGCGCGCGGTTCGCGCAGCGCAACGGCATGCACCCCACCGACGTCCGCGCACTCATCGCGCTCATGGACGCCGCACGGGCGGGCGAGGCGACGACCGCCGGGCACCTGGGCGCCGCCCTCGGGCTGAACTCCGCGGGCACGACGGCGCTGGTCGACCGGCTGGAGCGGGCCGGTCACGTGCGCCGGGTGCGCGACGAACGCGACCGGCGCAGGGTCACCGTGGAGGTGGACGAACGGGCCGTGGCGCTGGGCTGGTCCCACTTCGGACCGCTGATCGGGCGGGCGGTGGAGCTGCTGCGCGGCTACGACGAGCGGGAACTGGCGGCGATCCGGGGCTTCCTGACCGGCGTGCGGGAGGCCGCCGCGGACGACGGGCGTGAGCCGCGCCACAACGAGCCCGGGTAA
- a CDS encoding alpha/beta fold hydrolase, which produces MSARGPYDAGRFHDAYDKVMAKWPAETESVTVPTPFGATHVHLTGPADGRPLVLLPGGGAATSASWYAQAAELSRTHRVHAVDLIGAPGRSTPAGDRHPRTVADLAGWLDALLDGLGIAETDLGGHSYGAWIALHHALHAPGRVRRLFLLDPTQCFAGFEAAYLLRALPMLLRPTPRRVRAFLEWETGATPLDADWVALQEAAVGFPERRPVTGPRPAPEALRALEVPVLLLLAENSRTHDAAEVAARARTLLPHVETEVLADVSHHALPQSAPPGLGRRLGDFLTAPAG; this is translated from the coding sequence ATGAGCGCTCGCGGTCCGTACGACGCCGGCCGTTTCCACGACGCCTACGACAAGGTCATGGCCAAGTGGCCCGCGGAAACCGAGTCGGTGACCGTCCCCACCCCCTTCGGCGCGACGCACGTCCACCTGACCGGCCCGGCCGACGGTCGCCCCCTCGTGCTGCTGCCGGGCGGCGGTGCGGCGACCTCCGCGTCCTGGTACGCCCAGGCCGCCGAGCTGTCCCGCACCCACCGCGTCCACGCCGTCGACCTGATCGGCGCGCCGGGCCGCAGCACCCCGGCCGGCGACCGCCACCCCCGTACGGTCGCCGACCTGGCCGGCTGGCTGGACGCGCTCCTCGACGGCCTCGGCATCGCGGAGACCGACCTCGGCGGGCACTCCTACGGCGCCTGGATCGCCCTGCACCACGCCCTGCACGCGCCCGGCCGGGTACGCCGCCTGTTCCTCCTGGACCCGACCCAGTGCTTCGCCGGGTTCGAGGCGGCCTACCTGCTGCGCGCGCTGCCGATGCTGCTGCGGCCCACGCCCCGCCGGGTCCGCGCCTTCCTGGAGTGGGAGACCGGCGCGACCCCGCTCGACGCGGACTGGGTCGCCCTCCAGGAGGCCGCCGTCGGCTTCCCGGAGCGCAGGCCGGTCACCGGACCGCGCCCGGCCCCGGAGGCGCTGCGCGCCCTGGAGGTGCCGGTCCTGCTGCTCCTGGCCGAGAACAGCAGGACGCACGACGCCGCCGAGGTGGCGGCCCGGGCGCGGACCCTGCTGCCGCACGTGGAGACGGAGGTCCTGGCGGACGTGTCCCACCACGCGCTGCCCCAGTCCGCGCCGCCCGGCCTCGGCCGCCGCCTCGGCGACTTCCTGACCGCGCCCGCCGGCTGA
- a CDS encoding arsenate reductase family protein yields the protein MEIWINPACSKCRSAISLLDAEGADYTVRRYLEDVPSADEIREVLTRLGLEPWDITRTQEAAAKELGLRDWSRDEASRDRWITALTEHPKLIQRPIITADDGTAVVGRTDEAVRDALSR from the coding sequence ATGGAGATCTGGATCAATCCGGCCTGTTCGAAGTGCCGCAGCGCCATCAGTCTGCTCGACGCCGAGGGGGCCGACTACACCGTCCGCCGCTACCTGGAAGACGTGCCGAGCGCGGACGAGATCCGCGAGGTGCTCACCCGGCTCGGACTCGAACCGTGGGACATCACCCGTACCCAGGAGGCGGCCGCCAAGGAACTGGGCCTGAGGGACTGGTCCCGTGACGAGGCGTCACGCGACCGCTGGATCACCGCGCTCACCGAGCACCCGAAGCTGATCCAGCGCCCGATCATCACGGCGGACGACGGAACGGCCGTGGTGGGCCGCACCGACGAGGCGGTCCGGGACGCCCTGTCCCGGTAG
- the pspAB gene encoding PspA-associated protein PspAB: MGLLDILLGRSRAVGPDLDRLFALPSAAVGLEAAAGFRPTGQGAVCFATVEGAAFERTHREIRALLDADAGRTPVEPTHDSYGYSWLVSQRSPDELPLLVNDLHAVNSTLEAGGFGPRLLCSLAGFVDDDGRRLALVYLYKRGTFYPFAPLPGERRRRDNALELRVRAVLGDELPVEGDLGRWFPVWGAPGL; encoded by the coding sequence ATGGGACTGCTGGACATCCTGCTCGGCCGCTCCAGGGCCGTGGGCCCGGATCTGGACCGGCTCTTCGCGCTGCCCTCGGCGGCGGTGGGCCTGGAGGCCGCCGCCGGGTTCCGTCCGACCGGGCAGGGGGCGGTGTGCTTCGCGACGGTCGAGGGCGCCGCCTTCGAGCGCACGCACCGCGAGATCCGCGCCCTGCTGGACGCGGACGCCGGCCGCACCCCGGTGGAGCCGACCCACGACTCCTACGGCTACTCCTGGCTCGTCTCGCAGCGTTCCCCGGACGAGCTGCCCCTCCTGGTGAACGACCTGCACGCGGTGAACAGCACCCTGGAGGCGGGCGGGTTCGGCCCGCGGCTGCTGTGCTCCCTGGCCGGTTTCGTGGACGACGACGGGCGGCGGCTCGCCCTCGTCTACCTCTACAAGCGCGGCACCTTCTACCCCTTCGCGCCCCTGCCCGGCGAACGGCGACGGCGGGACAACGCGCTGGAGCTGCGGGTACGTGCGGTGCTCGGCGACGAACTGCCGGTGGAGGGCGACTTGGGCCGCTGGTTCCCGGTGTGGGGCGCGCCCGGACTCTGA
- the glnII gene encoding glutamine synthetase has protein sequence MTFKAEYIWIDGTEPTAKLRSKTKIITAAPAGLDALPVWGFDGSSTNQAEGSSSDCVLKPVFSCPDPIRGGEDILVLCEVLDTDMTPHPSNTRAALAELSERFATQEPVFGIEQEYTFFKGTRPLGFPEGGFPAAQGGYYCGVGSDEIFGRDVVEAHLENCLKAGLGISGINAEVMPGQWEFQVGPLAPLEVSDQLWVARWLLYRTAEDFEVSATLDPKPVKGDWNGAGAHTNFSTKAMREGYDAIITAAESLGEGSKPMDHVKNYGAGIDDRLTGLHETAPWNEYSYGVSDRGASVRIPWQVEKDGKGYIEDRRPNANVDPYVVTRLLVDTCCTALEKAGQV, from the coding sequence GTGACCTTCAAGGCCGAGTACATCTGGATCGACGGCACCGAGCCGACGGCCAAGCTCCGTTCCAAGACGAAGATCATCACGGCTGCCCCCGCGGGTCTGGACGCCCTGCCGGTCTGGGGCTTCGACGGCTCCTCCACCAACCAGGCCGAGGGCAGCTCCTCGGACTGCGTGCTCAAGCCGGTCTTCTCCTGCCCCGACCCGATCCGCGGCGGCGAGGACATCCTGGTGCTGTGCGAGGTCCTGGACACGGACATGACGCCGCACCCGAGCAACACCCGTGCCGCGCTGGCCGAGCTGTCCGAGCGCTTCGCCACGCAGGAGCCGGTCTTCGGCATCGAGCAGGAGTACACCTTCTTCAAGGGCACCCGCCCGCTCGGCTTCCCCGAGGGCGGCTTCCCGGCCGCGCAGGGCGGCTACTACTGCGGCGTCGGCTCGGACGAGATCTTCGGCCGCGACGTCGTCGAGGCGCACCTGGAGAACTGCCTGAAGGCCGGACTCGGCATCTCCGGCATCAACGCCGAGGTCATGCCCGGCCAGTGGGAGTTCCAGGTCGGCCCGCTGGCGCCGCTGGAGGTCTCCGACCAGCTGTGGGTGGCCCGCTGGCTGCTCTACCGCACCGCGGAGGACTTCGAGGTCTCCGCCACCCTCGACCCCAAGCCGGTCAAGGGCGACTGGAACGGCGCGGGCGCGCACACCAACTTCTCCACCAAGGCGATGCGCGAGGGTTACGACGCGATCATCACGGCCGCCGAGTCCCTCGGTGAGGGCTCCAAGCCGATGGACCACGTCAAGAACTACGGCGCCGGCATCGACGACCGACTCACTGGCCTGCACGAGACCGCCCCGTGGAACGAGTACTCCTACGGCGTCTCCGACCGCGGCGCCTCGGTGCGCATCCCGTGGCAGGTCGAGAAGGACGGCAAGGGCTACATCGAGGACCGCCGTCCCAACGCCAACGTGGACCCGTACGTCGTGACGCGCCTGCTCGTGGACACCTGCTGCACGGCGCTGGAGAAGGCCGGCCAGGTCTGA
- a CDS encoding winged helix DNA-binding domain-containing protein yields MNDAGRRHIGTAERRHRLALRQRLAGAARAGSPEEIADSLVALHGTDPAAVHLAVGARLADATKTVGETERALYEDGALVRMHGMRHTVFVFPTGLTAVVHASTGRTVAARERARLLKNMAAAGAPDAAWLTDVEESALAALARRGQATAAELARDEPRLKEQYVYAAGKSYEGVHTVSTQLLRVLGVEGKVVRGRPLGSWTSSQFRWAPAPDHPELDPGEAQAELLRRWLTACGPATEDDLKWWTGWRVTEVRRALTAIGAEAVSLDEGTGYVVSGDTGPVAGPAEPWAALLPALDPTAMGWQQRDWYLAPELRPMLFDRSGNVGPTVWWNGRVVGGWAQRADGEIVWRILDDEGLGREAESAIAAEAARLASWVGTARITPRFRTPLERELAA; encoded by the coding sequence ATGAACGACGCCGGACGACGGCACATCGGGACGGCCGAGCGGCGGCACCGGCTGGCCCTGCGGCAGCGGCTGGCGGGCGCCGCGCGGGCGGGGAGCCCGGAGGAGATCGCCGACTCGCTGGTGGCGCTGCACGGCACGGACCCGGCGGCGGTGCACCTGGCCGTGGGCGCACGGCTGGCGGACGCGACGAAGACCGTGGGCGAGACGGAGCGGGCGCTGTACGAGGACGGGGCGCTGGTCCGGATGCACGGCATGCGGCACACGGTGTTCGTGTTCCCCACCGGGCTGACGGCGGTCGTGCACGCCTCCACCGGCCGCACCGTCGCCGCCCGGGAGCGGGCCAGACTGCTCAAGAACATGGCGGCGGCCGGGGCGCCGGACGCCGCCTGGCTGACCGATGTGGAGGAGTCCGCGCTGGCCGCGCTGGCCCGGCGCGGCCAGGCCACGGCGGCCGAACTGGCCCGCGACGAGCCGCGTCTCAAGGAGCAGTACGTCTACGCGGCCGGGAAGAGCTACGAGGGGGTGCACACCGTCTCCACCCAGCTGCTGAGGGTGCTGGGCGTGGAGGGCAAGGTGGTGCGGGGGCGGCCGCTGGGCTCGTGGACGTCCAGTCAGTTCCGCTGGGCACCGGCGCCGGACCATCCCGAGCTGGACCCGGGCGAGGCCCAGGCCGAGCTGTTGCGCCGGTGGTTGACGGCATGCGGTCCGGCGACCGAGGACGACCTCAAGTGGTGGACCGGGTGGCGGGTGACGGAGGTGCGCCGGGCGCTGACCGCCATCGGCGCGGAGGCGGTCTCGCTGGACGAGGGCACCGGATACGTCGTCTCCGGTGACACCGGCCCGGTCGCCGGGCCCGCCGAGCCGTGGGCGGCGCTGCTGCCCGCGCTGGACCCCACCGCGATGGGCTGGCAGCAGCGGGACTGGTACCTCGCCCCCGAGCTGCGGCCGATGCTCTTCGACCGCAGCGGCAACGTCGGACCGACCGTGTGGTGGAACGGCCGCGTGGTCGGCGGCTGGGCCCAGCGCGCCGACGGCGAGATCGTCTGGCGGATCCTGGACGACGAGGGCCTCGGTCGCGAGGCGGAGAGCGCGATCGCGGCCGAGGCGGCGCGCCTGGCGTCCTGGGTGGGCACGGCCCGGATCACCCCCCGCTTCCGGACGCCGCTGGAACGGGAGCTGGCGGCGTAG
- a CDS encoding GntR family transcriptional regulator — MIELDRDAMTPMYVQLANVLRDRIRHGQIPVGRRLPSQSELEAETGGAVSRRTIKTALEVLADEGLVQGVQGKGVFVIALPANPPASE, encoded by the coding sequence ATGATCGAGCTGGACCGGGACGCCATGACGCCGATGTACGTGCAGCTCGCCAACGTGCTCCGCGACCGCATCCGGCACGGGCAGATTCCGGTAGGCCGGCGCCTGCCCTCCCAGTCCGAACTGGAAGCGGAGACGGGCGGCGCCGTCTCGCGCCGCACCATCAAGACCGCCCTCGAGGTGCTCGCCGACGAGGGCCTGGTGCAGGGGGTGCAGGGGAAAGGCGTGTTCGTGATCGCGCTCCCCGCGAATCCGCCAGCCAGTGAGTGA
- a CDS encoding SCO2583/SCO2584 N-terminal domain-containing protein, with protein sequence MPDRDDEEREYDLRWAEGAEHKEPSARARMLAARWKENPPGPVPFRADPDHVGSRRRSSWVSTVVVLGCVAAVIVLLGYVNFRAPY encoded by the coding sequence ATGCCGGATCGCGACGACGAGGAGCGCGAGTACGACCTGAGGTGGGCGGAGGGTGCCGAGCACAAGGAGCCCTCGGCGCGCGCCCGGATGCTCGCCGCGCGCTGGAAGGAGAACCCGCCCGGCCCGGTCCCCTTCCGCGCCGACCCCGACCACGTGGGCTCACGGCGCCGGTCGTCGTGGGTGTCCACCGTCGTGGTGCTCGGCTGTGTGGCCGCGGTGATCGTGCTGCTCGGTTACGTCAACTTCCGGGCGCCCTACTAG
- a CDS encoding SDR family oxidoreductase, producing MIVVTGATGNIGRPLTRALAEAGEQVTAVSRHPAAVPDGVRHLVADLAEPAGLRPALTGAKSLFLLLSGDLHALGANPADLIGEAARSGVRRVVLLSTLGVVTRPFGATRIAMRELEDTLRESGLEWAVLRPGGFASNALWWAESVRARRVVAAPFGDVGVPVVDPADIAAVAAACLLEDRHTGGAYELTGPEVITPRGQTEAIAAALGAPVAFHELTREEARTAMARSMPAELADDTLDILGNPSPAELRVSPDIERVLGRAPRPFADWAARNADAFR from the coding sequence ATGATCGTCGTGACCGGGGCCACCGGGAACATCGGCCGCCCGCTGACGCGGGCGCTGGCAGAGGCGGGCGAGCAGGTGACGGCGGTGTCACGGCACCCGGCGGCGGTACCGGACGGCGTGCGCCACCTGGTGGCCGACCTCGCCGAGCCGGCCGGGCTGCGGCCCGCGCTGACCGGGGCCAAGTCGCTGTTCCTGCTGCTGTCCGGCGACCTGCACGCCCTCGGCGCCAACCCCGCCGACCTCATCGGCGAAGCCGCGCGGAGCGGGGTCCGCCGCGTCGTCCTGCTCTCCACGCTCGGCGTGGTGACCAGGCCCTTCGGGGCGACCCGGATCGCGATGCGCGAGCTGGAGGACACGCTGCGGGAGTCCGGCCTGGAATGGGCCGTCCTGCGGCCGGGCGGCTTCGCCTCCAACGCGCTGTGGTGGGCCGAGTCCGTCCGCGCGCGACGGGTCGTCGCCGCCCCCTTCGGCGACGTCGGAGTGCCGGTCGTCGACCCGGCGGACATCGCCGCGGTGGCGGCGGCCTGCCTGCTGGAGGACCGGCACACCGGCGGGGCCTACGAGCTGACCGGCCCGGAGGTGATCACCCCGCGCGGGCAGACGGAGGCCATCGCCGCCGCACTGGGCGCGCCCGTGGCCTTCCACGAGCTGACCCGGGAGGAGGCCAGGACCGCCATGGCCCGGAGCATGCCGGCGGAGCTCGCCGACGACACCCTCGACATCCTCGGCAACCCGAGTCCGGCCGAGCTGCGCGTCAGCCCGGACATCGAGCGGGTCCTGGGCCGGGCCCCGCGGCCCTTCGCCGACTGGGCGGCCCGCAACGCCGACGCGTTCCGCTGA